The following coding sequences are from one bacterium window:
- a CDS encoding DUF2087 domain-containing protein, producing the protein MLDSGRTYSEREINVLLRAWGRDVAPAISTDHVTLRRLLVDYRLLERSPDGAEYRVGFPPAGTAFELEVEDIDLRATVAAYLEHERREAAKGRPRW; encoded by the coding sequence ATGCTAGACAGCGGCCGGACCTACAGCGAGCGCGAGATCAACGTCCTGCTACGCGCCTGGGGCCGCGATGTGGCTCCCGCCATCTCGACCGACCATGTGACCCTGCGGCGCCTGCTCGTGGATTACCGCCTGCTCGAACGCAGCCCCGATGGAGCAGAGTACAGAGTGGGTTTTCCACCGGCCGGAACGGCCTTCGAGCTGGAGGTGGAGGACATCGACCTGCGAGCAACTGTGGCAGCCTACCTGGAGCACGAGCGCCGGGAGGCCGCCAAGGGCCGGCCGCGATGGTGA